Proteins from one Cryptomeria japonica chromosome 4, Sugi_1.0, whole genome shotgun sequence genomic window:
- the LOC131060383 gene encoding uncharacterized protein LOC131060383: MSSEKSSMDAPITQEIEERLKDLGVDDKSQETTKKKGMEDKKKESDLEHTSEAKTETDKVEEKMDIDEDKVVKDSEKEVEVEVACVDHRTYAGDEGKTEDVPVTIVHEIHGKKELPPSGILQTAGAKVMTTATGIKDSIVGKPKSSK, from the exons ATGTCTTCAGAGAAGAGTTCAATGGATGCTCCCATTACTCAG GAGATTGAGGAGAGATTGAAGGATCTGGGTGTTGATGATAAATCCCAagaaacaacaaaaaagaaaggcatGGAGGATAAGAAAAAAGAATCAGATTTGGAACATACATCTGAGGCTAAGACTGAGACTGACAAGGTAGAGGAGAAGATGGATATTGATGAAGATAAAGTTGTCAAGGACAGTGAAAAGGAAGTGGAAGTAGAAGTGGCTTGTGTGGATCACAGGACTTATgctggagatgagggcaagactGAAGATGTTCCAGTTACAATTGTTCATGAGATTCATGGCAAAAAGGAGTTACCTCCTTCTGGGATCCTTCAGACTGCGGGTGCTAAGGTTATGACCACAGCCACTGGTATCAAGGATTCCATTGTTGGAAAACCCAAAAGTAGTAAGTGA